A window from Clupea harengus chromosome 14, Ch_v2.0.2, whole genome shotgun sequence encodes these proteins:
- the LOC122133461 gene encoding uncharacterized protein LOC122133461, translating to MNIGKEVTTTCVMERTGGEREGVEDLYQDFEKIKKILVEDGAEEDTPLNFINKAVQSDIEAALSEIRRCLTQEHITEIQRLVEKIMEDETSRKSEQEKRASDLREIEGFLEVLEQRCINLNSLLQDQKELHRMDMRALERVRVQERAEWERQMTEKEEDFLSSLLYSAISREMVMKDPRNQAKRQGTISLSLSGAVGNPPVRSMHQRPCRRLSSSISHQNVRDQASPRVNPSTSISGKKNVVSTCISRLWNNAHKMYEGSATSIQEARDLKIAKLEERVRKAEMKRLQRVKERAEKANNDINMSGDTRQDVVKNTENDMEAITEGFGIAQPASSVSLMSIFRCKKDFRSKMLLIKDYLTVHVLK from the exons ATGAATATCGGAAAAGAGGTAACGACCACATGTGTaatggagagaacaggaggagagagagaaggtgtggaAGATCTCTATCAGGATTttgaaaagataaaaaaaatcctggTGGAAGATGGTGCCGAAGAGGACACCCCTTTAAACTTCATCAATAAGGCCGTCCAATCTGACATTGAAGCAGCCCTATCTGAGATCAGAAGGTGCTTGACCCAAGAACACATAACTGAGATACAGAGATTGGTGGAAAAAATTATGGAGGATGAGACCTCCCGAAAGTCAGAGCAGGAGAAAAGGGCATCTGACCTGAGGGAAATAGAAGGGTTCCTTGAAGTTCTTGAGCAACGATGTATAAACCTGAATAGCCTCCTGCAAGACCAGAAAGAATTGCATAGAATGGATATGAGGGCtcttgagagagtgagagtgcaagagagagcagagtgggAGCGACAGATGACGGAAAAAGAGGAAGACTTCTTGTCGTCTCTGTTGTATTCGGCTATCAGCAGAGAAATGGTGATGAAAGACCCGAGGAACCAGGCAAAGAGACAG GGCACCATCAGTCTCAGTTTGAGTGGGGCGGTGGGAAATCCACCTGTACGCAGTATGCATCAGAGGCCTTGCAGACGGCTCTCCTCTAGCATTTCCCACCAG AATGTCAGGGACCAAGCGTCACCTAGGGTTAACCCTAGTACCTCTATAAGTGGAAAGAAAAATGTGGTCTCAACATGCATTAGCCGGCTGTGGAATAATGCTCATAAAATGTATGAGGGGAGTGCAACAAGCATCCAAGAGGCAAGAGATCTGAAGATTGCAAAGCTGGAGGAAAGGGTTAGAAAAGCAGAGATGAAGAGACTGCAGAGGGTCAAAGAGAGGGCAGAAAAGGCTAATAATGACATCAACATGAGTGGGGATACAAGACAGGATGTTGTGAAGAACACAGAAAATGACATGGAGGCGATTACAGAAGGATTTGGGATAGCCCAACCTGCTTCTTCTGTGTCTCTGATGTCCATCTTCAGGTGCAAAAAAGATTTCAGGTCAAAGATGCTTCTAATCAAGGATTATCTCACAGtgcatgttttaaaatga